Proteins encoded within one genomic window of Alteribacter populi:
- a CDS encoding ectoine synthase: MKVVKLEDVINTEQEIKGKNWTSRRLILKDTGMGYSVHDTVIKAGTETHIWYQNHLEAVYCIEGEGEVVTLKDEKIHPISANTLYALDEHDEHLLRATTDMRMVCVFNPPITGQEIHDENGVYPLVTEKA, encoded by the coding sequence ATGAAAGTCGTTAAATTAGAAGATGTAATCAATACAGAACAAGAAATCAAAGGGAAGAACTGGACGAGTCGCCGTCTGATTCTAAAAGATACAGGCATGGGTTATTCTGTACATGATACCGTAATTAAAGCCGGAACAGAAACACACATTTGGTACCAAAACCATTTGGAAGCGGTTTATTGTATTGAAGGTGAAGGTGAAGTCGTCACGCTTAAAGACGAAAAAATCCACCCGATTTCTGCTAACACGCTGTATGCATTAGATGAGCACGATGAGCATTTATTACGTGCAACAACAGATATGCGTATGGTCTGTGTCTTTAACCCACCAATCACGGGCCAAGAAATTCACGATGAAAACGGTGTTTATCCGTTAGTAACCGAAAAAGCTTAG
- the cls gene encoding cardiolipin synthase: METYSIITFVLAFVTVINILLAAVVVFIERRDIGSTWAWLLILFFIPIVGFIVYLFLGRQLKQKNFYNLSAEERDHLKSAVNEQISKLKEGDDYQKNDVLNKHSKLLLMNLTSSNSLISTDNNIDILSDGHKKFATLFRDIKEAKKEINIQYYIIQRDSLGEKLRDELTKKAKEGVKVRILYDEIGSRRMSSSFFKELISYGGEVEVFFPSTLKLVNFRINNRNHRKLCIIDGEVAFIGGFNFGDEYLGLNKKFGYWRDTHFRIIGGAVDDIQARFILDWHQATKQKRVQIEQFEYRAEKHSGTSPVQIVASGPNSQTEHLKNMYIKLIMSAKESVFIQTPYFIPDSSFMDACKIALLSGVDVRIMIPNKPDHPFVYWATWAYAGELLKYGANILLYENGFMHAKMIVVDQEVASVGTTNIDPRSFRLNFEVNAVVYDENTAKELHELFIQDSQLSSELTIETYRDRSFVIKLKEAVSRLLSPIL; the protein is encoded by the coding sequence ATGGAAACGTATAGCATCATCACATTTGTACTAGCTTTCGTAACGGTCATTAATATTCTCCTTGCAGCGGTTGTTGTCTTTATTGAAAGAAGAGATATCGGATCTACGTGGGCTTGGCTTTTGATCTTATTTTTTATACCGATCGTTGGTTTTATCGTTTATCTTTTCTTAGGTCGACAATTAAAGCAAAAAAATTTTTATAACTTGTCGGCTGAAGAAAGAGATCATCTTAAGTCAGCTGTAAATGAACAAATCAGTAAGTTAAAAGAAGGCGATGATTATCAAAAAAATGACGTGTTAAATAAGCATTCAAAATTACTCCTGATGAACTTAACCTCATCGAACTCCTTAATATCAACGGATAATAACATTGACATATTAAGTGATGGTCATAAAAAGTTTGCTACCCTATTTCGGGATATTAAAGAAGCGAAAAAGGAAATAAATATTCAGTATTATATTATACAACGCGATTCATTAGGAGAAAAGTTACGTGATGAGCTTACAAAAAAAGCAAAGGAAGGTGTCAAAGTTCGCATTCTTTATGATGAAATAGGTTCAAGAAGGATGTCGTCTTCTTTTTTTAAAGAGCTCATCTCCTACGGTGGGGAAGTCGAAGTTTTTTTTCCATCAACCCTTAAACTCGTTAACTTCCGAATAAACAATCGAAACCACCGGAAACTTTGCATCATTGATGGCGAGGTTGCGTTCATTGGTGGATTTAATTTTGGGGATGAATATTTGGGACTTAATAAAAAGTTTGGTTACTGGCGAGATACCCATTTTCGGATTATCGGGGGAGCTGTCGATGATATTCAAGCCCGGTTTATTTTAGACTGGCATCAAGCAACGAAGCAAAAAAGAGTTCAAATTGAGCAGTTTGAATATCGAGCAGAGAAGCATTCTGGGACGAGTCCAGTTCAAATCGTAGCCAGCGGCCCTAATTCTCAAACAGAGCACCTGAAAAATATGTATATTAAACTCATCATGTCTGCCAAAGAGAGTGTATTTATTCAAACACCCTATTTTATTCCTGATTCAAGCTTTATGGACGCTTGTAAAATTGCGTTATTATCAGGTGTGGATGTTCGAATTATGATTCCAAATAAACCCGATCACCCTTTTGTGTATTGGGCTACTTGGGCTTATGCCGGAGAGTTATTAAAATATGGTGCAAATATATTGCTCTATGAGAACGGTTTTATGCATGCGAAAATGATTGTCGTTGATCAAGAGGTGGCTTCTGTAGGTACAACGAACATTGATCCTCGGAGCTTTAGGTTAAATTTTGAAGTCAATGCGGTCGTGTACGATGAAAATACTGCTAAAGAGCTGCATGAATTGTTCATTCAAGATAGTCAATTGAGCTCGGAGTTAACAATTGAAACCTATCGGGATCGTTCATTTGTGATTAAGTTGAAAGAAGCAGTTTCACGACTTCTATCTCCAATATTATAG
- a CDS encoding HAMP domain-containing sensor histidine kinase, with the protein MIQKYPIKELTNAAKEMAKGNFSVRLKSKKKDEVGELITSFNHMATELEQIDNMREDFVSNVSHEIQSPLTSIRGFTKAIRDDVIPKKDQHEYLDIIYQETERLSRLSENLLRLASLDSEQHPYHPVTYRLDEQLRRTVVATEPQWKKKSLQIHLDLESIEVFADQDLLDQVWLNLMTNAIKYSSLNGEIEIYLSRDADEVKVTIKDTGKGIPKDAIPHLFERFYKVDKARSRTVQGNGLGLSIVKKILTIHGCLIDVVSEEGVGSTFMINISVKK; encoded by the coding sequence GTGATCCAAAAATACCCGATAAAAGAGCTTACGAATGCTGCCAAGGAAATGGCGAAAGGAAACTTCTCTGTTCGGTTAAAGAGTAAGAAGAAGGATGAGGTTGGTGAACTCATTACAAGTTTTAATCATATGGCAACTGAGCTAGAGCAAATTGATAACATGCGCGAAGACTTTGTCAGTAATGTGTCCCATGAAATTCAGTCACCGCTAACGTCGATTAGAGGCTTTACAAAAGCGATCAGAGATGATGTGATTCCTAAAAAGGATCAACACGAATATTTGGATATCATTTATCAAGAGACAGAAAGACTGTCTAGACTAAGCGAAAACCTACTAAGACTGGCATCCCTTGATTCAGAGCAGCATCCCTATCACCCTGTGACGTACAGGCTTGATGAACAACTAAGAAGGACGGTCGTTGCAACGGAGCCGCAATGGAAAAAGAAAAGTTTGCAAATCCACTTAGATCTCGAGTCAATAGAGGTTTTTGCCGATCAAGATTTATTAGACCAAGTGTGGTTAAACTTAATGACCAATGCGATTAAATACTCAAGCTTAAACGGGGAAATCGAAATATACTTAAGCCGAGACGCTGATGAGGTGAAGGTTACGATTAAAGACACCGGTAAAGGAATTCCTAAAGACGCTATCCCGCATCTTTTTGAACGGTTTTACAAAGTCGACAAAGCGCGAAGCCGTACCGTTCAGGGGAATGGCCTTGGTTTATCCATTGTTAAAAAGATCTTAACGATTCACGGTTGTTTAATTGATGTCGTAAGTGAAGAGGGCGTTGGATCGACTTTTATGATAAACATTTCGGTAAAAAAATAA
- a CDS encoding alpha/beta fold hydrolase: MLHYYRKGTGESLVLIHGFLSTNRVYDKVISKLTKHYDVIAVDLPGHGKSSFTGEKTVYDFAEKIIELLASLNVKSGTWVGHSMGGYITMAALEKYPKYVKRAAFVYSSPRADTPKERQQRDQHVETIKSEGLAALVQKRIPLYFGFDYDPKNLEEAYNHADQTTVEGAIAATFAMKERPDQVNTINHTQIPLLFIEGKKDMMEKAFVSSSPQVTKVKTDTSHMGMLEKPVQYLNELQNWLAKTQ, encoded by the coding sequence TTGCTGCACTACTATCGTAAGGGCACTGGCGAATCTCTTGTTTTAATCCATGGATTTTTAAGCACAAACCGTGTTTATGATAAAGTGATCTCAAAATTAACAAAGCACTACGATGTGATCGCTGTTGATTTGCCAGGGCATGGGAAATCATCGTTTACAGGTGAAAAAACGGTATATGACTTTGCAGAGAAAATCATTGAACTGCTCGCATCTTTAAATGTTAAGAGCGGTACTTGGGTTGGTCATTCTATGGGAGGTTATATTACAATGGCCGCTTTAGAAAAATACCCAAAGTATGTTAAACGGGCTGCATTTGTTTATTCTTCACCTAGAGCTGATACTCCAAAAGAAAGGCAACAACGAGATCAACATGTTGAAACCATTAAATCAGAAGGGTTAGCTGCGTTGGTGCAAAAGCGTATCCCGCTTTATTTTGGCTTTGATTATGATCCTAAAAATCTAGAAGAAGCCTATAATCATGCAGACCAAACAACAGTTGAAGGAGCGATTGCCGCTACCTTTGCTATGAAGGAACGGCCTGATCAAGTGAACACAATCAATCACACACAAATCCCTCTATTATTCATAGAAGGAAAAAAAGACATGATGGAAAAGGCGTTTGTATCCTCTTCACCTCAAGTGACAAAGGTAAAAACAGATACCTCACATATGGGGATGCTTGAAAAACCAGTACAATATTTAAATGAACTACAAAATTGGCTTGCGAAAACACAATAA
- the ectB gene encoding diaminobutyrate--2-oxoglutarate transaminase gives MTNNNLSIFEELESSVRSYVRSFPAVFTKAKGSKLWDADGKEYLDFFSGAGALNYGHNEPKMKEKLVDYILNDGITHSLDKATEAKADFLKKFNDVILKPRDMEYRIMFPGPTGTNTVESALKIARKVTGRTDVISFTRGFHGMTIGSLAVSGNSTKRKGAGVPLTNTVTMPFDSFVDDDDSLDYLERFLEDNGSGVAIPAAMILETVQGEGGINTARFEWIKRIEEICKKWGILLIIDDVQAGVGRTGTFFSFEPAGINPDIVCLSKSIGGYGLPLAITLIKPELDKWSPGEHNGTFRGNNPAFVTATESLSYWEDQSFEKSIQKKSAKITEFLNGIVKKYPELKGEVRGRGFMQGIASPVEDLPSKIAEEAFNKGLIMETSGGNDEVFKLFPALNINEEELEKGFDVIDESVKTVLANQKQVAD, from the coding sequence ATGACAAATAACAACTTAAGCATTTTTGAAGAATTAGAATCAAGTGTACGCAGTTATGTGAGAAGCTTTCCGGCAGTATTTACGAAAGCAAAAGGCTCTAAATTGTGGGATGCTGATGGAAAAGAGTATCTAGACTTCTTCTCAGGCGCAGGAGCGTTAAACTATGGACATAATGAACCGAAAATGAAAGAAAAGCTGGTCGATTATATTTTAAATGACGGCATCACGCATTCCCTTGACAAGGCAACTGAAGCAAAAGCCGACTTTCTCAAAAAGTTTAATGACGTCATTTTAAAACCACGCGACATGGAATATAGAATTATGTTTCCTGGCCCAACAGGTACGAACACTGTTGAAAGCGCATTAAAAATTGCCCGAAAAGTAACTGGCAGAACTGATGTGATCAGTTTTACTAGAGGGTTTCATGGCATGACCATCGGCTCTTTAGCGGTTTCAGGTAATTCAACGAAACGAAAAGGTGCAGGTGTGCCGCTTACAAACACAGTTACGATGCCATTTGACAGCTTTGTTGATGATGACGACAGCCTTGATTATCTTGAGCGCTTTTTAGAAGATAACGGAAGCGGTGTCGCGATCCCTGCTGCAATGATTTTGGAAACTGTTCAAGGGGAAGGTGGCATTAACACAGCCAGATTCGAATGGATCAAACGCATCGAAGAGATCTGTAAAAAGTGGGGAATTTTACTGATTATCGATGACGTACAAGCGGGAGTTGGACGAACAGGTACCTTCTTCTCTTTTGAACCAGCGGGGATTAACCCTGATATTGTTTGCTTATCTAAGTCGATCGGCGGATACGGCTTACCATTAGCGATCACTCTTATTAAACCTGAATTAGATAAATGGAGCCCGGGTGAGCATAACGGGACATTCAGAGGAAACAATCCCGCGTTCGTCACGGCGACTGAATCACTCAGCTATTGGGAAGACCAATCGTTTGAAAAGAGTATTCAAAAGAAGTCAGCTAAAATTACCGAATTCCTGAATGGAATAGTTAAAAAATACCCTGAATTAAAAGGCGAAGTACGAGGCCGCGGATTTATGCAAGGCATTGCCTCTCCTGTTGAAGATCTCCCGTCAAAAATTGCCGAAGAAGCGTTTAACAAAGGCTTAATTATGGAAACTTCAGGTGGTAATGACGAAGTATTCAAGCTATTCCCAGCCCTCAATATTAATGAAGAAGAATTGGAAAAAGGCTTTGACGTTATTGATGAAAGTGTGAAGACAGTACTCGCGAATCAAAAACAAGTAGCAGATTAA
- the ectA gene encoding diaminobutyrate acetyltransferase, with the protein MKLKSIPTVENDTLFLTKPTLADGADMWNLVNDSTLDLNSSYKYLMMCEFFSETCVVAKQQDQLVGFITAFIPPEQEDVVFIWQVGVDSSQRGKGVASKMLDELISRKACRHVRYLEATVTPSNVASESLFRRLARDHSTDCTVTTCFPAEAFPEDDHESELTYRIGPF; encoded by the coding sequence ATGAAATTAAAATCTATTCCAACAGTTGAAAACGATACGTTATTTTTGACAAAGCCTACCCTGGCTGACGGGGCTGATATGTGGAACTTAGTGAATGACTCCACGTTGGATTTAAACTCTTCCTACAAATACTTAATGATGTGTGAGTTTTTCTCAGAAACTTGTGTGGTGGCAAAACAACAGGATCAATTAGTTGGTTTTATCACTGCATTTATCCCTCCTGAACAAGAAGATGTCGTCTTCATTTGGCAGGTCGGTGTTGATTCTTCCCAGCGCGGAAAAGGAGTCGCATCCAAAATGCTAGATGAGCTGATTTCAAGAAAAGCGTGTAGACACGTAAGATACCTCGAGGCAACAGTTACACCATCAAACGTTGCTTCAGAGTCCTTATTCAGGCGGTTAGCTCGCGATCATTCAACGGATTGTACGGTAACAACATGCTTCCCGGCTGAAGCGTTCCCAGAAGATGACCATGAAAGTGAGCTAACGTATCGAATCGGGCCTTTTTAG
- a CDS encoding glycine betaine ABC transporter substrate-binding protein — protein MKLTRTWLALLSCTLFIVAAACNGGDPPPEDTGDTGDTGDEVDEETADKGEIVIGRNNWAENIAVSNMWKVLLEEEGYEVDIQAMDKAPVWVGITRGELDIAPEVWLPHTDEPLMDQYEDNVEMHDIWYENTGLGLVVPEYMDIDSIEDLNDIQDELDGRIVGIDPGASLTQMSEEAVDEYDLELDLVTSSDPAMIAEMSQAYNNEEPVVVTLWSPHWVFSEYDLKYLDDPQNVYGDPDDIYYMTRTGFSDDHPEIIEWMNNWEMDDDSLGSLMAEINDNGEQEGATNWIEENRELVDEWLE, from the coding sequence ATGAAACTTACACGTACTTGGTTAGCACTGCTTTCTTGTACATTATTTATAGTCGCAGCAGCTTGTAACGGAGGAGATCCACCACCTGAGGATACAGGAGATACAGGAGACACAGGGGACGAAGTCGATGAAGAAACAGCGGATAAAGGTGAGATTGTCATCGGACGAAACAACTGGGCTGAGAACATTGCTGTCTCGAACATGTGGAAAGTTTTATTAGAAGAGGAAGGGTATGAGGTTGACATTCAAGCAATGGATAAAGCGCCTGTTTGGGTTGGGATCACAAGAGGAGAACTTGATATTGCTCCTGAAGTATGGCTGCCCCACACAGATGAGCCGTTGATGGATCAATATGAAGATAATGTAGAAATGCATGACATTTGGTACGAAAATACTGGGCTCGGTTTAGTTGTCCCGGAATATATGGATATCGACAGCATTGAAGACTTAAATGATATACAAGATGAATTGGACGGTCGCATTGTTGGTATTGACCCAGGCGCCAGCTTAACGCAAATGTCTGAAGAAGCCGTAGATGAGTACGACTTAGAGTTAGACTTAGTGACAAGTTCTGACCCCGCGATGATCGCGGAAATGTCACAGGCTTATAACAATGAAGAGCCAGTTGTTGTTACTTTGTGGAGTCCACACTGGGTATTTTCAGAATACGACTTAAAATACTTAGACGATCCGCAAAATGTCTACGGGGATCCTGATGATATTTATTATATGACTAGAACGGGCTTTTCAGATGATCACCCAGAAATCATCGAGTGGATGAACAACTGGGAAATGGATGATGATTCTCTAGGTAGTCTAATGGCTGAAATTAACGATAACGGCGAGCAGGAAGGTGCAACAAATTGGATTGAGGAAAACCGTGAGCTTGTCGATGAGTGGCTGGAGTAA